The following are encoded in a window of Brachyhypopomus gauderio isolate BG-103 chromosome 18, BGAUD_0.2, whole genome shotgun sequence genomic DNA:
- the actn3a gene encoding alpha-actinin-3a, with protein MTAIETQLQYNSSYVMTAEEYMIQEEDWDRDLLLDPAWEKQQRKTFTAWCNSHLRKAGTQIENIEEDFRNGLKLMLLLEVISGERLPKPDKGKMRFHKIANVNKALDFISSKGVKLVSIGAEEIVDGNVKMTLGMIWTIILRFAIQDISVEETSAKEGLLLWCQRKTAPYRNVNVQNFHISWKDGLALCALIHRHRPDLIDYSKLRKDDPVGNLNTAFEVAEKFLDIPKMLDAEDIVNTPKPDEKAIMTYVSCFYHAFAGAEQAETAANRICKVLAVNQENEKLMEEYEKLASELLEWIRRTIPWLENRVAEQAMQAMQQKLEDFRDYRRVHKPPKVQEKCQLEINFNTLQTKLRLSNRPAFMPSEGKMVSDIANAWKGLEQVEKGYEEWLLTEIRRLERLEHLAEKFRQKCTLHESWTTGKQELLSLKDYESASLIEIRALMRKHEAFESDLAAHQDRVEQIAAIAQELNELDYHDAATINARCQGICDQWDSLGTLTQKRRDSLERVEKLCETIDQLYLEFAKRAAPFNNWMDGAMEDLQDIFIVHSTEEIQSLITAHDQFKATLPEADKERMATMGIQNEILKIAQTYGIKVLGENPYIVITPQDISNKWEAVKQLVPMRDQMLQEEVARQQANERLRRQFAAQANIIGPWIQTKMEEISHVSVDISGSLEEQMSNLKQYEQNIINYKSNIDKLEGDHQLSQEGLIFDNKHTNYTMEHVRVGWEQLLTTIARTINEVENQILTRDAKGISQEQLNEFRASFNHFDRKRNGMMDPDDFRACLISMGYDLGEIEFARIMTLVDPNNTGVVTFQAFIDFMTRETAETDTAEQVMASFKILASDKTYITVEELRRELPPEQAEYCISRMTRYVGSDAPQDALDYISFSSALYGESDL; from the exons ATGACAGCGATTGAAACGCAATTGCAGTATAATAGCTCTTACGTTATGACTGCTGAGGAATACATGATCCAAGAGGAAGACTGGGACCGGGACTTGCTGCTGGACCCCGCATGGGAGAAACAACAACGCAAG ACCTTCACCGCCTGGTGCAACTCTCACCTGCGCAAGGCTGGGACCCAGATTGAGAACATCGAGGAGGACTTCAGGAATGGACTCAAACTTATGCTGCTTCTGGAAGTGATCTCGG GTGAGAGACTCCCCAAGCCAGACAAAGGGAAAATGCGCTTCCACAAGATCGCCAATGTGAACAAGGCTCTGGACTTCATTTCCAGCAAGGGAGTCAAACTGGTGTCTATTGGTGCTGAGG AGATTGTGGATGGTAATGTGAAGATGACCCTTGGTATGATCTGGACCATCATCCTGCGTTTTGCTATCCAGGACATCTCCGTAGAAG AGACCTCTGCTAAGGAAGGCTTGCTGCTGTGGTGCCAAAGAAAAACTGCCCCCTATAGGAATGTGAATGTGCAGAACTTCCACATCAG TTGGAAGGATGGCTTGGCTCTGTGTGCCCtcatccacagacacagacctGATCTCATTGACTACTCCAAACTGCGCAAG GATGACCCTGTTGGTAACCTCAACACTGCATTTGAGGTAGCAGAGAAATTCCTAGATATCCCCAAAATGCTTGATGCAGAAG ATATTGTGAACACACCAAAACCTGACGAGAAAGCTATTATGACCTATGTGTCCTGCTTCTATCATGCTTTCGCTGGTGCAGAGCAG GCTGAGACCGCAGCTAATAGGATCTGCAAAGTGCTGGCTGTGAACCAAGAGAATGAGAAACTGATGGAGGAGTATGAGAAACTGGCCAGTGAG CTGCTCGAGTGGATCCGGAGGACCATCCCGTGGTTAGAGAACCGCGTGGCAGAGCAGGCCATGCAGGCCATGCAGCAGAAGCTGGAGGACTTCAGGGACTACCGCCGTGTGCACAAGCCTCCTAAGGTCCAGGAGAAGTGTCAGCTGGAGATCAACTTCAACACCCTGCAGACCAAGCTGAGGCTCAGCAACAGGCCCGCTTTCATGCCTTCTGAGGGCAAGATGGTCTCg GACATTGCCAATGCCTGGAAGGGTCtggagcaggtggagaaggGCTATGAGGAGTGGCTGCTGACGGAGATCCGCCGCCTGGAGAGACTGGAACACTTGGCCGAGAAGTTCAGGCAGAAGTGCACCCTGCACGAGTCATGGACCACAG GTAAACAGGAGCTGCTTTCTCTAAAGGACTATGAGTCAGCCTCTCTAATAGAGATCCGTGCTCTGATGAGAAAGCACGAGGCCTTCGAGAGTGACCTTGCTGCCCACCAGGACAGAGTGGAGCAGATCGCCGCGATTGCACAGGAGCTCAA TGAGTTAGACTATCACGATGCAGCTACTATTAATGCCCGTTGCCAGGGTATTTGTGACCAGTGGGACAGTTTGGGCACTCTGACCCAGAAGAGGAGAGATTCTCTGGAG CGAGTGGAGAAGCTGTGTGAGACTATTGACCAGTTGTACCTGGAGTTTGCCAAGAGGGCGGCGCCATTCAACAACTGGATGGATGGAGCCATGGAGGACCTACAGGACATATTCATTGTACACAGCACTGAGGAAATCCAG AGCTTGATCACAGCTCACGACCAGTTCAAGGCCACTCTGCCTGAGGCAGATAAGGAGCGAATGGCCACCATGGGCATCCAAAATGAGATCCTGAAGATCGCTCAGACGTATGGGATCAAAGTGTTGGGCGAGAACCCCTATATTGTCATCACGCCACAGGACATTAGCAACAAGTGGGAGGCC GTGAAGCAGCTGGTCCCAATGCGTGACCAGATGCTTCAGGAGGAGGTGGCCAGGCAGCAGGCCAATGAAAGGCTGCGACGCCAGTTTGCTGCCCAGGCCAACATCATTGGACCCTGGATTCAGACCAAGATGGAG GAGATCAGCCACGTGTCTGTTGATATTTCCGGCTCACTGGAGGAACAGATGAGCAATTTAAAGCAGTATGAACAAAATATCATTAATTACAAGTCCAACATCGACAAACTGGAAGGAGATCATCAACTTAGTCAAGAAGGACTTATTTTTGACAACAAGCACACTAACTACACCATGGAG CATGTCCGTGTGGGTTGGGAGCAGCTGCTCACCACCATCGCCCGCACCATCAACGAGGTGGAGAACCAGATTCTGACTCGTGACGCCAAGGGCATAAGCCAAGAACAGCTCAATGAATTCAGGGCCTCCTTCAACCACTTTGACAGG AAGAGGAATGGCATGATGGACCCAGATGACTTCCGTGCTTGTCTAATCTCTATGGGCTATGATTTG GGTGAAATTGAATTTGCACGCATTATGACCCTGGTGGACCCCAACAACACAGGAGTGGTCACCTTCCAGGCCTTCATTGACTTCATGACCAGAGAGACGGCAGAAACAGACACGGCCGAACAAGTCATGGCGTCCTTCAAGATCTTGGCGTCTGATAAG ACGTACATCACTGTGGAGGAGCTACGGCGTGAGCTGCCTCCAGAACAGGCTGAATACTGCATTAGTCGCATGACCCGTTACGTGGGAAGTGATGCTCCTCAAGATGCCTTGGACTACATTTCCTTCTCCAGTGCTCTGTATGGAGAAAGTGATTTGTAG